The Heptranchias perlo isolate sHepPer1 chromosome X, sHepPer1.hap1, whole genome shotgun sequence genomic interval TGCTTTGGACATCTCTCCCTCCGAAGGATCAGGCCCACTTCCAGCACAGTCACGGCCCTCgggtctctccctctttctctgtgctAAGTAAAGGAACAAGGTATTAGAACTCAGGCCTAGTCAAGTCCAAAGCCAGTAATAGTGAATACCCAGCAGTGACTCATGTCTGCCTCCAGCTTGGGAGTCCCCTGAACCTGACACCAAGGTACTGACAGGAACTCAAATTGATTCTCTGAACACCGGCCCTTTGAAAACCTCAGCAGGTTCACCAGGGACAGTTCATACCTCCTTCCAGTATATTTAAATCCGTTCCATTGCTTTGAAATCTCGACATCATTGTATCAAGGAAACTGCTGAACGACACACAACTCTGAGGGCCAAAATGTCCAGTATAAATCAGGTAGAAATTCTGAGAGCACCATTGTGCCATCGGAAGTGTGCAGGGTGAAACTTCCACCCGGTGCCTTGTCCCCACCAGGGGACGGGGTTATTACCATATTATGAGTGGGTGCCCGTACTGGTAGAATGGCCGGAATGGCAGAGTGGCACCTTGCCACTCCAGGGGAAGACGACACAGGTCAATCTGGCTGAAGACACCAGGGGTTTCCATGGTAGGGTTTGTTCACCCCTCGCTTGTTGGCCCAAATAGTACTAGCAATCTGGGATCAATTGCCACTTCTTTtcttctggttattgacccctccgctaagggaaataggtctttcctatccactctatctaggcccctcataattttatacacctcaattaaatctctcctcagtctcctctgttccaaagagaacaaccccagcctatccaatctttcctcatagctaaaattctccagtcctggcaacatcctcgtaaatctcctctgcaccctctctagtgcaattacatccttcctgtaatgtggtgaccagaactgtacccagtactcaagctgtggcctaactagtgttttatacagttccagcataacctccctgctcttatattcgatgccttggctaataaaggaaagtattccatttgctgccttaaccaccttatctacctgtcctgctaccttcagggatctgtggacatgcactccaaggtccctcacttcctctacacctctcagtatcctcccatttattgtgtacacctttgccttgtttgccctccccaaatacattacctcacacttctccggattgaactccatttgccacttttctgcccacctgaccagtccattgatatcttcctgcagtctacagctttcctcctcactatcaatcacacggccaatctttgtgtcatctgcaaatttcttaatcatgccccctaagtttaagtccaaattgttaatgtttaccacaaaaagcaagggactgagaactgagccctgcagaaccccactggaaacagccttccagtcacaaaaacacccgtcgcccCTCTTTGTAACTCACTGTGTCCTTACCCTGCTTCCTTTCTTCTGTCTCGCTCCTCTCCGCATCTTCAAACATCTTCTTCACCAGGTCGTGCCTGGGGAGTTCAAGGAGGATCTTTCTGGTGATGACTGCGGCCTGCTCGCCATAGTGTTCCACGAGTAGTGATGCCATCTCCACTGGACATTTGTTCTCCAGTCGACCATTCGGTATCGGTTTCCACTCGGTGCTGTCCTTAAGAAAGAAAGTGAACCGTTTAGCATCTTTTTCGCTCAGTTCATCAAGGACTTGGAGTAAAAACCGCGCTGTTGTCATGATGGTTTGTCATTCAATGAAAATCCAAAGTCCACCCTCTCTTCACCGGAAGACACAGAGATTCAGGGGCAGGTCAAGACAATTCAGACACACTCCCCAAACGAGAGAGTCCGCACGGCGCCCCAATCACACCGAGCGGGCCCCCCGCGGATCCACATTAAACTCAACACATCCGCTGGGAACAGGGCCGGGAGCTGAGGCTTTCGATGGTGCGCATGCGCAACAGCGAGATGATGGCGCCGAAAACCCGGCGCATgcgccctcctcaccctcaccctaatcctcaccctcaccctaatcctcaccctcaccctaatcctaatcctcaccctaatcctaatcctcaccctaatcctaatcctcaccctcaccctaatcctcaccctcaccctaatcctaatcctcaccctaatcctaatcctcaccctaatcctaatcctcaccctcaccctaatcctcaccctcaccctaatcctaatcctcaccctagatcctcaccctcaccctaatcctaatcctcacccctaatcctaatcctcaccctaatcctaatcctcaccctcaccctaatcctcaccctcaccctaatcctaatcctcaccctaatcctaatcctcaccctcaccctaatcctcaccctcaccctaatcctaatcctcaccctaatcctaatcctcaccctaatcctaatcctcaccctaatcctaatcctcaccctcaccctaatcctcaccctcacccctaatcctaatcctcaccctcaccctatcctcaccctcaccctaatcctaatcctcaccctcaccctaatcctcaccctcaccctaatcctcaccctcaccctaatcctcaccctcaccctaatcctcaccctcaccctaatcctcaccctcaccctaatcctcaccctaatcctcaccctcactctaatcctcaccctaatcctcaccctcaccctaatcctcaccctaatcctcaccctcactctaatcctcaccctaatcctcaccctcaccctaatcctcaccctaatcctcaccctcaccctaatcctcaccctaatcctcaccctcaccctaatcctcaccctcaccctaatcctcaccctaatcctcaccctcactctaatcctcaccctaatcctcaccctcaccctaatcctcaccctaatctcaccctcactctaatcctcaccctaatcctcaccctcaccctaatcctcaccctaatcctcaccctcaccctaatcctcaccctaatcctcaccctcaccctaatcctcaccctaatcctcacctcaccctaatcctcaccctaatcctcaccctcaccctaatcctcaccctcaccctaatcctcaccctaatcctcaccctcaccctaatcctcaccctaatcctcaccctcaccctaatcctcacctc includes:
- the LOC137307303 gene encoding pyrin-like — its product is MTTARFLLQVLDELSEKDAKRFTFFLKDSTEWKPIPNGRLENKCPVEMASLLVEHYGEQAAVITRKILLELPRHDLVKKMFEDAERSETEERKQAQRKRERPEGRDCAGSGPDPSEGEMSKAKKHKAEPLTDQKLMQLAGKMGHNWKRIGIEFLELKNYVIEQCESQNQHQITMQIFKMLVHWRNREKEQATAHRLHSILATKDCPISPEQFDCLRDENH